In the Mya arenaria isolate MELC-2E11 chromosome 11, ASM2691426v1 genome, one interval contains:
- the LOC128209583 gene encoding uncharacterized protein LOC128209583, translating to MINGGMGPPTTRLQAYLHGDQRNRIHGLLKLSEQTTNDRRHTRYVNYINAFLRNVGKEQAHLVGSTAEDLKLRWSTDGGDADILLVSGRLHIPVENIIPRKDTPRYIWLRGDNLNERYRGNLVDGKYLSAQLLRTVNPQLFTTLRAIYTIVSSPADFVPGTERRVTSIGVNTKVGLARIEMRNLVLDNNAFPKKARGRHVGDRCANVTAQLKLRWKGVHVYQEDVKTFERVLKMVALLKVPGTKGEHHSQFDYFATMLSEALRRHPPFKDDGDGEEVIAFENDLDIDEQDVSERIRATYDEKNGEDFVPAARVSGKLQCMVDFRNRMTHAAWPSQSIAEDIFNNDVFVICRSAPLNPSADKDFCLGFNLSEITLSQNMPEVAKTVYIIMKSYLKGLFQKRFNAMNREEVRLKSYHVKTAIFWTLEKHGSCTFWTGTSDDSILTGIRYVLEKIKKCLEDRQLCHYFVTNSNMFDGFQEEEYFLCEACVDEIMNDPVGSIAHFFDMDEAKKAEYWLSAEEFEQVMALRNDGGRKDFVDRLEDAFIDILRGSNEALRSPDGSSPIRNAALGVIDLFRKEEQKKAKGKQSRRESNCERQLGPEHVLSGNRSGASVVGGLLNMLPHKRKDVQKWTDGLVQIASLFPESRKYIDMVGGSSGVQNVLQAASNSDPLAEIRAAVDRYLSCPDDVVDSVAMELKQKISAYFIGRKEL from the exons atgataaatgg CGGGATGGGACCACCTACGACACGATTGCAAGCGTATTTACACGGCGATCAAAGAAACAGAATACATGGTTTGTTAAAATTGTCAGAGCAGACTACAAACGATAGACGCCATACCAGATACGTCAATTATATAAATGCGTTCCTTAGAAACGTTGGCAAAGAACAGGCTCATCTGGTCGGAAGTACGGCTGAAGACTTGAAATTGCGGTGGTCAACAGACGGCGGTGACGCGGACATTCTTCTCGTTTCAGGGAGACTACATATTCCAGTAGAAAATATCATACCTCGCAAAGATACGCCTAGGTACATTTGGTTGCGCGGTGATAACCTTAACGAGCGGTATCGTGGAAATTTGGTTGATGGCAAGTATCTTTCTGCGCAGCTTTTGAGAACTGTCAATCCTCAATTGTTTACAACATTGCGCGCGATTTATACAATCGTGTCATCTCCTGCGGACTTTGTTCCAGGAACGGAGAGGAGAGTAACAAGCATTGGTGTAAACACCAAGGTCGGCTTAGCAAGGATAGAGATGCGGAACCTTGTGCTTGACAATAACGCGTTCCCAAAGAAAGCGAGAGGAAGGCATGTTGGGGACCGCTGTGCCAATGTAACAGCACAGTTAAAACTACGCTGGAAAGGCGTGCACGTTTACCAAGAAGATGTTAAGACATTTGAGAGAGTTTTGAAGATGGTAGCACTTTTAAAGGTACCAGGAACTAAAGGAGAACATCATAGTCAATTCGACTACTTTGCCACAATGCTATCTGAAGCTCTAAGGCGGCATCCGCCTTTTAAGGACGATGGAGATGGTGAGGAAGTTATCGCCTTTGAAAACGATTTGGATATTGATGAACAAGATGTCAGTGAGAGGATCAGAGCAACTTACGATGAAAAGAACGGCGAAGATTTTGTTCCTGCAGCCCGAGTAAGTGGAAAACTTCAGTGCATGGTTGATTTTCGAAACAGAATGACACATGCTGCATGGCCATCTCAGTCGATCGCTGAAGACATATTCAACAACGACGTTTTCGTAATATGTAGATCGGCTCCATTAAATCCATCCGCAGACAAAGATTTTTGCCTTGGTTTCAACCTTTCTGAAATAACACTTAGCCAGAATATGCCAGAAGTCGCTAAGACCGTCTACATTATCATGAAATCGTACTTGAAAGGTTTATTCCAAAAGCGGTTCAATGCTATGAACCGTGAAGAAGTCAGACTGAAGTCGTACCATGTGAAGACGGCGATTTTTTGGACCCTTGAAAAGCATGGATCGTGTACCTTTTGGACAGGGACCTCTGATGATTCCATTCTAACGGGCATTCGTTACGTTTTGGAGAAAATCAAGAAATGCTTGGAAGATCGACAGCTGTGCCACTACTTCGTCACGAACAGCAACATGTTCGACGGGTTTCAGGAGGAGGAATATTTTCTGTGTGAAGCATGCGTGGACGAGATCATGAACGACCCTGTCGGAAGTATTGCACACTTTTTTGATATGGATGAAGCAAAAAAGGCAGAATACTGGTTGTCAGCTGAGGAATTTGAGCAAGTTATGGCTTTAAGGAACGATGGTGGACGAAAGGACTTCGTTGATCGATTGGAAGATGCGTTTATTGATATTCTTAGAGGTTCCAATGAGGCTCTTAGGAGTCCCGATGGATCTTCTCCAATCAGGAACGCAGCTTTAGGCGTTATAGATTTGTTTCGTAAAGAAGAACAAAAGAAAGCCAAGGGTAAACAGTCAAGACGAGAGAGTAATTGTGAAAGGCAACTTGGACCGGAACATGTCCTTAGCGGAAACCGTTCTGGGGCGTCGGTGGTTGGTGGGCTGCTTAATATGCTACCGCACAAAAGGAAAGATGTTCAAAAATGGACAGATGGACTTGTTCAGATCGCATCGCTTTTTCCTGAAAGTCGCAAGTACATTGATATGGTTGGTGGTAGTAGCGGGGTTCAGAATGTCTTGCAAGCCGCTTCAAATTCAGATCCTTTAGCTGAGATAAGAGCGGCAGTGGACAGGTACTTGTCCTGTCCGGACGACGTGGTGGACTCTGTTGCTATGGAACTGAAGCAGAAGATAAGCGCCTACTTCATTGGTCGAAAGGAACTGTAG